The genomic interval AGGACAGATGCATTATAGGCCTCTTGTACAGCACATTAAGCTATATATAATATCCATCCAGATGAAGAATGCATAGTGGTGAAGGATTGCAGATTTATTGTGTTCTGTGAAATTTTCAGAAAAGGAATCCTTTCCAATTTTAAAAGGCTGGGAGGTGAGCCAGCAAAGTTCAGCCACATCAATTCAGGTTGTTCCCTGTCTTACCCAGCAGTTTGTGATTTCTGTTGTTTGACCAATTGTCTTAAATAAAATACCCAAGAGAAAACAAAGTGACATCTATCCACCTATCTATCTTCTATACCCACTTGTCCTGGCAGAGTCTCCACTGTCTTTGAGCAAAAGGCAGGACACATTCTGAACAGATCGCCAATCTATCACaggacaaaacagaaacacacaggaaagggaaggaagccagagtaccagGAGAGAACTCATGCATGCACAAGGAGAATTCTTGCAGAACTTGCTTTAAATTCAGTATTGGTCAAtttcctttaactttttttttcaaggtaACACTTTTGTTCAAGTGGCTCTAGAAGCACTGACTGTATTCTCAGCCCTCGCTTTATGAATCTTAAGGAGCTGACTGAGCCAGGTGCTTCTGCACCCCTTTCAaccttcattttttcctttcccTCAACATTCCATTAATATGCTTGACACAACACTCTGTGAACACACAGCTTCTTTATCAAAGACCTTCTGGATTATCCCCCTTGTTGAGGGTGCCATGTTCGTATTTCTGAAGAACCTagctacattttgtttttcgcTAGCTCCAAACCCTAATTATCTAAATTAGCATAAACCGATTGTTCAAATAGATAACTGTTtgtaattaatatatttttgagatttatttttaaaatgtaattacagatataagttaattttttaattatttattttaattctccTGCATGTTTGCTTGTATTACCTCATTAAAACCTGcaggcaaacatttttgaaaataattttaacacgGCATTGAGATCAGTTTATTTCGTTGttacacacgcgcacacaccccTCCTGTGGTTCTACACCTCCTATCCTGTGTGGGCTGCAGGTTCTTAGCAAAGACCGCATTTATAATATGCAAAACTCCAACAAAATATGGCACTGTTCTAAAGTGACAGCATTGACCTTATCAAGATCTAAGGGctcatagaaaatatttttaaactaacaaCACGCCTTCATTGAAAATGCAATATGtgttagaaaatagaaaaaggtAATTCTCAATCACGCCTGTCATGAAGGGGAGGAGCTGTCAATCATAGGCCATCAGCTGCTCTGTAAAGGTTAAcagttgctgaaatgtgcaggAACCCACAGTAATAACATTTTGCTCAGGCTATGAAACATTAACTTCTCATGTGATTTGTTCTCAGCATGCTTCCTTTTTCTGTCATCACATAGCAGACAATAGAGCATGAATGCAGATCATGTTTGTTTGCAGGTGACATACCCAGTGAGAGTCTTCTTCCTGCTTGGCGTGGAAATTCTGATCGTCACAAATGCTGCCGGCGGCCTCAATGGTAGTTACAGTGTGGGCGACATCATGCTAATCAAGGATCACATCAACATGCCTGGCTTTGCTGGTCAGAATCCTCTGTGTGGACGCAATGACACAAGGTAGAGCAGAAATGCATAATGCAATCTGACATTGTGCCTAGTACACTGAAGCATGACACATTCATTTACTGTTGCTGCAGGTTTGGAGTGCGTTTCCCTTGCATGTCTGATGCATATGACAGAGAGCTCAGGGTCCTGGCTAAGGAAACAGCGGAGGAGCATGGCTGTGGGAGCTTCCTCCAGGAAGGCACTTACTGCATGCTGGCTGGACCAACATACGAGACAATTGCGGAGTGCAGAGCTCTGCAGAAGCTCGGGGCTGACGCTGTGGGTGGGTACAGCGGAAGCTCCCTCCAAGAGATATCTGCTTTggagatttatttaaattaattacagacttttagataaatatgaatactttgtttttataaggACAGACAGTGCACACACGAGATATTCAAACTGCATGTAAATGTGGTCTGCACTTTGACTATATGGAACAGGAAGTACCAGCAAACAAAGCAGGATTACCAGAATGTAAATGAGCAAGTTGCTTGTAGATCTGTAACAGCGGGACAGAAAAGCctaattatttaagttttagCCAGATGAACTTTGTTGAGaagatttaaaaccaaaatggtGGTAACATGTAAAATCTACAACTCTTGCTTTAGTCTCAGAACATCTAAAAGATGTCTGCGTAATTTAAATGCTACTATTTGCATCTCTTTCAATAGCAGCATGTGCTTCCTGTCCAGGTATGAGCACCGTTCCTGAGGTGGTGGTGGCTCGTCACTGCGGACTGCGTGTTTTGGGTCTGTCCCTTATCACCAACAAGGTTGTGATAGATTATGACAGCAGTGAAAAAGCAAACCACGAGGAAGTGCTGAAGACAACCGAGCATCGGGCCAAGGACCTTCAGAGGCTTGTTGGTCATCTTATCCCTAAGCTCTAATATCTTTCGATCAGAGATCTGCTCTAACAACAAAAAGCACTATAGTTTCTTAGCTTTGATCAAAAGGTGCAAATGGGAAatcttcaaaaatacaaatacttttACACATTATGAGCCTGCATAATGATCTTTAGCAGTTCAAAGGTTGCAAGTATATAAAGAAGGGTTCTATGGggcatatatacatatatatatgcataATCTATTTGCTTGCTAATGGCACTGCTACTCCATGTATGATTTAAGATTTAAGACTATTTACTGCTAGACTATTTGCTGCTATTTACAGGAGTGAAGGGTGATTATTTGTAGTTAACAATGCACACGGctaaaaacattgtgaaaacaaacaaatgttattacttTAACAACAACTGTCCTTTTATGTGTACCAAGCAAGAACTGACCCACGATTAGCTCTAGAACAAGTTTGTTcagaaaaccaaagaaaagtgaagaaaattattttttaaacgtTTCAGTCTGTTGTTTTGGAAAACTTCAGTACCTACCGAGACATTCTGGAACAGCCTTTCaccttatttttatctttaattataTGGCTGTGGAACATAAAACAAGCCAGAATTGAAGATAGGTCATTTTGGAAATGCCTGTTTTGCACagctaaaattatgttttttcattttaaaaatgaaatgctcACCTGACCATCTTTTTGTCACTGGTTAAGTCCAGACATGGGACCAGATTGAAATAAGAATctattaacttaaaaaatatatctttgaTGACCTGTTTGATAGTTTTTGCACATTAATGGACAtcctctgcagcttctcatCTCAGGTTTTACTGTTGCATCTTTTATATACTGTCTAAAGTAATCTACATCAAGTTGCACTTGTATCGCTGGTGGTACGGCTCTGTAACACTGATCACCATGTGTGTCATCAGAGAAATGTCTGGgaacagaaataagaaatttaGGGGGAagctgaattttgtttttgggaaGTTCATTCTTTGTAGTACAATTGGTGatggtgaaaacattttaaattaccaCTCAGAAACTGCACATGCAAGAACAACAACAGGAACACAGTAATGTTGTCCACAGTCGTAATATTTCTGTTCTGACATCCGTACTGCAGGACTACTGTGTCATTCGTCCTGGGCTGCCTTAAATAATCAAGCCTCTAAATTGTTTGACATATTTGATGGCTAAACTTGTGTACTAGATTGAGTGTATTGGTTGTAATACATATAAGACTTTATGCACGCTTTATAGATCTCGTTTGCCTGTAAGGAGAGTAAATTTACAAGTCATATTACAAGTTTGGAGATAATTTTAGATCATATTGTATAGCCATCTGTGGACTTTAGCTAAAATAGAGCTAAAGAAAGCAGTGTGTTACCACCAAATTAGAAAAGTGACTCTACACTAAACTAGCTGTTATTTACAGGAGTGAAGGGTGATTATTTGTAATTAACAATGCACAAAAGTACTTATTTTTGCTCTAAATCAGTGTAAATCGCACAAAGTAATTTATTGATGAAtgcatttataattaaaatatatagcaaaatattttttttctttagaattgAATTAAGAGCTGAATCAGTTTTAGAACACTTACCAGAAAGTGGAAAGGCTTCTTGTTAGTGATTTTATAATAATCTTCAATAACTCACTGAAATGAAAAGCTACTCTCAATCACTACAATTTACTTATATGGAGGTACAGCTGCTGGGATCCAATTTGCACACTAAGCAAAGACAACACTGTAATAACAGGAAGGAGATATAGTACCCCAACCTGCAGTTTTCAATCTGCTCTGTACTGCCTTGGAAACACTTGCCAGCTTTCCTTGACTGTCTCATTCATTAGAGCTGAAAAGGGCAAGAAAAATACAGGATCAGCAGTCAACCTCTTAAACCATTTGGATCAGGCAGAACACCAGGACACTAATGGAAGTCTTAAAGGGGAATTATActcaaaaggaaacaaacaagtTGCCCTTTTTCAAGAGGAacagtttatcttttgtcaGGGGTATGTATGAACACAAATCAGAAAGGTgctattttctgtaaataaatatgtatgaCTCAAAGTTTTGAACCATTTTAGTCttattttcatccatccatccattttctaacacccttgtccctagtggggtcgggaggtgctggtgtctatctccagctaacgttctgggcgagaggcggggttcaccctggacaagtCGCCAGTCTTTCGCAGGTCTTATTTTCatattgctctgtttttaattGTACTAGAActgctttgtgtgtttctaACTCTGCTGACTGTATCTAGCACTCAGGTTTAAAACCAGTTCACTTACATTTTAATGTACACAATGACAATGTTCttgaaaaatgttgctgctttcaaataataaaaagaaaataatgcagaaCACATTTGAACGCTGGTATTTTCTGAAATGGATGTtggctttttttgtgtttgacaATGTGTATAAGTGAGAAGCACAAAACTAGTGTTCACGAGAAAGAAGAGTTTCTTCTCCTAAGTCTAATAATGAGGATCAGTTAAGAGGGAGATGAGGGCAAACCAACACTCACCTCACTCTCCATCTGTCACTTTAGCCACACTTAAAACAGACGAGGTAGCTGTGAGACTTAGGTGAAGGGGAAATGGCTGTTCTGTGCTCCGCACCATTCTCTTACATTATTCATCCACATGCAGCTTGTAGATTTTCAACTGACTGTGTAGatgaaatattaacacaaaTGAGGCGGGCAGCACgataacacaaacacaaaccccATGTTTGTCCAAGATGCATTTACATGCACAACAAAAAGTGAGACAAAGATAGGATGTAAACAGCCAACCCTCTGTTTGGTAGGAAAAGGGAAAATGACTACTTACATAAAGGAATCATTATTTTTATGGTATCTCATGGTTTCTTTTAAGAAGTAGTCAGTTACAGTTCATGGCACTGAGAGTCATCTCAGATCTCAGATCTCAGGATTAGGGGTTAATTCATAATATAAGAACCAAGCTAAAAGCTATGAGATTGGTCCCTATTAAATAAAGTCTAATACTGTATTGCATCAAACTGCGACACCAGAAATCAAATCTGGGAATAGTAGCTCAGTTCACTGCCACCAAGATAAATTAAATCTTTCAATGTACATGCCAAACTTTGAAGCAGATGGGCTACAGCAGCTGAAAGCCAATCCCTGTAGATTAAGAACAGGTAGCAGAGACTATTTTTCTTACAGGCCCACGAAAATTGAACAAGGACAGATTAGAGAAACAGTGTCTGGTTTGATGTGTATCGATTTCAGCTACAACACTCACAGTGAGTACCATGTCACAAAGTTCAAATAATTTCAAGCAATTTTTTTCCGCACATGACAATAAATTTATTGTCGTCTAATGGCCTCCACAGTTTGTAATCCAGATTATAATCCAATAGAGCTCCTTTGAAACTTGGTGGAAAAGGAGATTTGCATCATTGATGTGCAGCAGATAAAGACAGTGTAAGGCTACCACACCGACAATAACCAGACACCAAagattttcactttatttaatcTGTTCTACAAACAATCGGGGCAGCTCTGAAAGAAAAAACGTGATTCATGGAATGTGTATCCAAATAAGCATCGGTGAGTGCACTTCGTTGCATTTGCTTCTGATTTTGAGCTACAATTCTTGAGTCACTTCAGTTGGTGAAAATTTTGCAATGGTTCTGAGAGACCATTAGCATAATCCCTCAATTCCTCCCTGAATTCTCCAAACTGAGCTCACAACGGCTGCTGTGCGTTGCGGGTAAGACACTGAATTATAAATACTCCACACGAGTACAAAGTGTGTTTGTAAGGACAGATGATGATAGCAACATCAGTGAGTGTGTTTAACTTGACAGTCTGTGCAGCCTGGCGACAGGTCTCATCTGTAATCTGGTGTTGATCCATCTATTGTCGCCACGCCAAGTGAGCCTATAGGTTCTGATATTGATTGGGGTGCAAAGAGAAGCCAAGGAAATTGAGCAGGATGGGTCTGCTgagttgacatttttaaacaccaTCTTACGTCCAGTCTTTTACCTTCATCACACACTACGTGCACATCATTTATCTTTTAGCGCTTCACTTTCTTTGTATCtcttttggacaaaaaaaaatgttattgaattaaattaatctctGCTAACTTTTGTTTACTGCCTTCAAACCTGGCTGCCAGCAGTTTGTCAGCATTGTACCAGTGAGCAGGCTGGATCTGGAAAATTATTGCTCCACTTCGGTGGAGATGTGACAGGTCAAGTTCAAAAATGCATCACTCA from Xiphophorus maculatus strain JP 163 A chromosome 2, X_maculatus-5.0-male, whole genome shotgun sequence carries:
- the LOC102235967 gene encoding purine nucleoside phosphorylase-like, whose protein sequence is MAAASSSQCSYSYEEYKETADWLLSQTENRPKVAIICGSGLGGLAELLDDKNIFPYKDIPRFPTSTVQGHSGQLVFGKLNGHECVCMQGRFHFYEGYNIHTVTYPVRVFFLLGVEILIVTNAAGGLNGSYSVGDIMLIKDHINMPGFAGQNPLCGRNDTRFGVRFPCMSDAYDRELRVLAKETAEEHGCGSFLQEGTYCMLAGPTYETIAECRALQKLGADAVGMSTVPEVVVARHCGLRVLGLSLITNKVVIDYDSSEKANHEEVLKTTEHRAKDLQRLVGHLIPKL